TTACTAAATTATTTAAAACCATATAAATGGCTGATACTGGCATCTCTTCTATTAGCCTCAATCAATCAGGTATTTTCGCTGTTTGCGCCTGCCATTACTGGAAATATATTAGACAAACTGGTTACCCATCCTAATTTTTTCGATAAAGAGAAAACCCTTCCGAGAACTATGACGGAATATCTGAACGGAACTGATCTTTATCACGGTGTATTTTATTTTTTAGGATTATTGATTGGAACTGCAATGATCAGCCGGATTGCCAAAGCCTTTCAGGATTATGTAGTGAATGTGATCATCCAGAAATTTGGAGCAAAGATCTTTACGGATGGTTTAAAACATTCCATGAGACTGCCTTTCCAGGAATTTGAAGACCAGAGAAGTGGCGAAACGCTTTCAATTTTAACAAAAGTTCGTGAAGATTCGGTGAAATTTATTAATAATTTCATCAATGTATTTTTCGGAATTTTGGTGAGTATTATTTTCGTTTCGGTGTATGCCATCCGTCTGCATTGGACGATCATGCCTGTGTATGTGGTCGGGATTATCTTTATCGCCGTGGTCACCAATTTATTAAGCAAAAGAATTAAAAATATCCAGAAAAGTATTGTTACAGAAACAACAAACTTAGCCGGAAGCACTACAGAAAGCCTTAGAAATATTGAAATTGTAAAGAGTTTAGGACTGACCAATCAGGAAGTTGAACGTCTGAATAACAATACGTATAAAATCTTGAATTTAGAATTAAGGAAAGTAAAAAGCATCCGTTCTTTAAGCTTTGTACAGGGAACCTTGGTTAATTTTTTACAGCAAACCATAACGTTTACTTTATTATTATTAATCTTTAAAAACATTGTAACGCCGGGACAGTATTTATCATTAATGTTTTACGGGTTCTTCATCTTCGGACCTATGCAGGAAATTGGAAATATTATCATTTCTTATCGTGAAGCACAGGCTTCGTTGAATAATTTCGATCGCGTGATGAAAAAAGAAGTGGAACCCAAACCTTTAACTCCAAAAAAAATTGGTGCTATTGAAGATCTGAAATTCCAAAGTGTTTCTTTTCAGCATCAAAGCGCTCATTATAAAGCCATCAACTCGATTTCATTTGATGTAAAAAATGGAGAAACCATTGCTTTTGTTGGCCCCAGTGGTTCAGGAAAAAGTACTTTGGTGAAATTGCTTGTCGGTTTATACAGACCTCAAGATGGAGCCATTCTTTATAATAATATTGATGGAAAAGAATTTGATTTTGATGAATTAAGAAACCAAATCGGATTTGTAACCCAAGATACTCAGTTGTTTGCAGGAACGATCCGAGAAAACCTTTTATTTGTCAATCCATCAGCCACGGAGGAAGATTTACAATTAGCCTTAAAAAAATCAAGCTGTACGGCACTTTTAGAACGTGCCGAAAACGGAATTGAAACCGTAATCGGAGAAGGCGGACTAAAATTAAGCGGTGGTGAAAAACAAAGAATTGCCATTGCCCGAGCTTTATTAAGAAAACCGCATTTATTGATCTTTGATGAAGCAACCTCTGCCTTAGACAGTATTACTGAGGAAGAAATTACTATGACGATTAAGGAAGTTTCTAAAGAAAAAGAACAAATTACAGTGCTTATTGCGCACCGATTAAGTACAATTATGCATGCCGACAGAATTTATGTTCTGGAACGCGGACAAATTGTGGAAACGGGATCACATTTAAAGTTAATTG
The sequence above is a segment of the Chryseobacterium sp. MYb264 genome. Coding sequences within it:
- a CDS encoding ABC transporter ATP-binding protein encodes the protein MKILLNYLKPYKWLILASLLLASINQVFSLFAPAITGNILDKLVTHPNFFDKEKTLPRTMTEYLNGTDLYHGVFYFLGLLIGTAMISRIAKAFQDYVVNVIIQKFGAKIFTDGLKHSMRLPFQEFEDQRSGETLSILTKVREDSVKFINNFINVFFGILVSIIFVSVYAIRLHWTIMPVYVVGIIFIAVVTNLLSKRIKNIQKSIVTETTNLAGSTTESLRNIEIVKSLGLTNQEVERLNNNTYKILNLELRKVKSIRSLSFVQGTLVNFLQQTITFTLLLLIFKNIVTPGQYLSLMFYGFFIFGPMQEIGNIIISYREAQASLNNFDRVMKKEVEPKPLTPKKIGAIEDLKFQSVSFQHQSAHYKAINSISFDVKNGETIAFVGPSGSGKSTLVKLLVGLYRPQDGAILYNNIDGKEFDFDELRNQIGFVTQDTQLFAGTIRENLLFVNPSATEEDLQLALKKSSCTALLERAENGIETVIGEGGLKLSGGEKQRIAIARALLRKPHLLIFDEATSALDSITEEEITMTIKEVSKEKEQITVLIAHRLSTIMHADRIYVLERGQIVETGSHLKLIEEKGLYYAMWRQQIGERKIAETLI